One part of the Marinobacter sp. M3C genome encodes these proteins:
- the ispG gene encoding flavodoxin-dependent (E)-4-hydroxy-3-methylbut-2-enyl-diphosphate synthase, with product MKHESPIKRRKSRQIMVGNVPVGGDAPIAVQSMTNTETCDVEATLGQIQALQDAGADIVRVSVPSMEAAEAFGRIRARAGVPLVADIHFDYKIALRVAELGVDCLRINPGNIGREDRVSAVISACRDRNIPIRIGVNAGSLSKDLQRKYGEPTADALVESAMRNVDILDRHDFQNFKVSLKASEVFMTVEAYRKIATQIDQPLHLGITEAGGFRSGTVKSSIGLGLLLMDGIGDTIRVSLAADPVQEVKVGYDILKSLRLRSRGINFIACPSCSRQNFDVIQTMNDLEVRLEDVQQALDVAIIGCIVNGPGEAKEADIGLTGGSPKNLFYMGGKPQQKLDNANLTDDLERLIREEIARRQEAENAIIVRSAD from the coding sequence ATGAAACACGAATCTCCGATTAAAAGACGTAAATCCCGCCAGATTATGGTGGGCAATGTGCCAGTGGGTGGCGACGCGCCGATTGCCGTCCAGAGTATGACCAACACCGAAACCTGCGACGTGGAAGCAACGCTGGGGCAGATACAGGCTCTTCAAGACGCCGGTGCCGATATTGTCCGCGTGTCTGTGCCGTCAATGGAAGCCGCAGAAGCGTTTGGCCGTATTCGCGCCCGCGCGGGTGTTCCGCTGGTTGCCGATATTCATTTTGATTACAAGATCGCGTTACGGGTGGCCGAACTGGGCGTTGACTGCCTGCGCATCAACCCGGGTAACATTGGTCGGGAAGACCGCGTCAGTGCGGTCATCAGTGCCTGCCGCGACCGCAATATTCCAATTCGGATCGGCGTTAACGCAGGCTCGTTAAGTAAGGACCTGCAGCGTAAATACGGCGAGCCTACTGCAGACGCGCTGGTAGAATCTGCCATGCGCAACGTCGATATTCTTGACCGCCACGACTTCCAGAATTTTAAGGTCAGCCTTAAAGCGTCCGAAGTGTTTATGACGGTAGAAGCCTATCGCAAGATCGCCACGCAGATTGACCAGCCTTTGCACCTGGGCATCACCGAAGCCGGCGGTTTCCGTTCCGGCACCGTGAAGTCGTCCATCGGGCTTGGTTTATTGCTGATGGATGGCATTGGCGACACCATCCGCGTATCGCTAGCTGCAGACCCGGTGCAGGAAGTCAAGGTTGGCTACGACATACTCAAAAGTTTACGTTTGCGCTCCCGCGGCATTAACTTTATTGCCTGCCCCAGTTGTTCGCGGCAGAATTTCGATGTTATCCAGACCATGAACGATCTGGAAGTGCGTTTGGAAGACGTGCAGCAGGCTCTGGATGTGGCCATTATTGGTTGTATCGTGAACGGCCCGGGCGAAGCGAAAGAGGCCGACATTGGTTTGACCGGTGGCAGCCCAAAAAACCTGTTTTATATGGGTGGTAAGCCTCAGCAGAAATTGGACAACGCAAACTTGACTGACGATCTTGAGCGCCTGATTCGCGAAGAAATTGCGCGCCGTCAGGAAGCCGAAAACGCCATTATTGTCCGTTCCGCTGACTGA
- a CDS encoding RodZ domain-containing protein, with protein sequence MANEENRAIPGNRPVGPQLKKAREAKGLSVVEVAEAQHLRPAIIQAIENGKYELIDTELFLKGYIRAYARQVGLDGNALIADLNLELEPMRQEQAQAKAANPLVDIERRRRKKRRVAKAALWLVALAVLGLLVFSFIYNPSQLANLTGAGDDSTTQSTPDNLLPNETSDGDVTASPANAEGELKPLIASGTGTFSDGEAPADGLGSSPAQPVGNSAVIVDNERSTIDTEPSPQVADNRGRLEIDFIDDCWVQIRDANGRSLASGLKRQSDRIDLRTETDIRLVIGAANAIGSMRFEGAPVDLGSKGVVGNRAEFVLALN encoded by the coding sequence ATGGCCAATGAAGAGAATCGAGCTATCCCTGGCAACCGGCCGGTGGGCCCACAGTTAAAAAAGGCCCGCGAAGCGAAAGGGCTCAGTGTCGTCGAAGTGGCGGAAGCCCAACATCTTCGCCCGGCCATTATCCAGGCCATCGAAAATGGCAAATACGAGCTGATTGATACAGAGCTCTTCCTGAAAGGCTACATACGCGCTTACGCACGCCAAGTAGGCTTGGATGGTAACGCCCTGATTGCCGACCTTAACCTCGAGCTGGAGCCCATGCGCCAGGAACAGGCGCAGGCGAAAGCTGCGAATCCGCTGGTTGATATAGAACGCCGGCGGCGCAAAAAACGCCGTGTAGCAAAAGCCGCATTGTGGCTGGTCGCACTGGCGGTATTGGGCCTTTTGGTGTTTTCGTTTATTTACAATCCTTCGCAGCTGGCTAATTTGACGGGCGCCGGCGATGACTCAACAACACAATCTACGCCAGATAACTTGTTGCCAAACGAAACGAGTGATGGCGATGTGACGGCTTCGCCCGCGAACGCAGAGGGTGAGTTAAAACCGCTTATAGCGTCAGGCACAGGAACTTTTTCTGACGGTGAGGCTCCAGCTGACGGCTTGGGGTCTTCACCGGCGCAGCCAGTAGGAAATTCGGCCGTTATCGTCGACAATGAGCGTTCGACGATAGACACGGAGCCGTCACCCCAAGTTGCAGACAACCGGGGTCGGTTGGAAATTGACTTTATTGATGACTGCTGGGTCCAGATTCGAGATGCTAACGGCAGAAGCCTGGCCAGCGGTCTGAAGCGCCAGAGCGACCGCATTGATTTGCGTACTGAAACCGACATTCGCCTGGTGATTGGTGCCGCTAATGCGATAGGGAGCATGCGCTTTGAAGGCGCCCCGGTCGATCTTGGCAGTAAAGGTGTCGTTGGTAATCGTGCCGAGTTTGTTTTAGCTTTGAATTAA
- the pilW gene encoding type IV pilus biogenesis/stability protein PilW, whose protein sequence is MVNQFVSARFMMSLMLVAAMLSGCVTTTDSRFAREADRQKALADYVQLASAYIGQGNFERARHHLDRALEIDSNNSPALAAKGIIFANEGEPELAESNFRRAISTDSKNTRAYVYYGAFLYGQGRMEQARDQFAKASGDTGYRDRGSVFFNLGMTQEQLGDFPAAVSSYRRATELARSDPKTLLALSRVLLETGDVRAADFYYSRLLTTMQRSDRLQHSSESLLVGVRIAHLLDKRDQEASLALMLRNNFPESAELRQYKVLMSNGQ, encoded by the coding sequence ATGGTAAATCAGTTTGTCAGTGCCCGTTTTATGATGTCGCTGATGCTGGTGGCAGCGATGTTATCGGGCTGCGTGACGACCACCGACAGCCGCTTTGCCCGCGAAGCCGATCGCCAAAAAGCGTTGGCAGATTACGTTCAGTTGGCATCCGCGTACATTGGCCAAGGAAATTTTGAGCGAGCCCGTCATCACTTGGACCGGGCTCTGGAAATTGATTCGAATAACTCGCCGGCGTTAGCCGCAAAGGGCATTATTTTCGCCAACGAGGGTGAGCCCGAGCTGGCTGAAAGCAATTTCAGACGCGCAATCTCCACCGATTCAAAAAATACCCGCGCCTACGTTTATTATGGCGCATTTTTGTATGGCCAAGGCCGAATGGAGCAGGCACGCGATCAGTTTGCCAAGGCCTCTGGCGATACCGGTTATCGGGATCGAGGTTCCGTTTTTTTCAACCTGGGAATGACCCAGGAGCAGCTGGGTGATTTTCCAGCTGCGGTTAGCAGCTATCGCCGTGCCACCGAGTTGGCGCGCAGTGATCCCAAAACATTGCTGGCGTTGTCGCGAGTACTGTTAGAGACCGGTGATGTGAGAGCAGCCGATTTCTATTACAGTCGGCTGCTAACTACAATGCAGCGCAGTGACCGCTTACAGCACTCGTCTGAAAGCCTATTGGTGGGAGTTCGCATTGCCCACCTGCTCGACAAACGTGACCAAGAGGCCAGTTTGGCATTAATGTTGCGGAATAATTTCCCCGAATCAGCAGAACTCCGGCAATACAAGGTACTGATGTCTAATGGCCAATGA
- the rlmN gene encoding 23S rRNA (adenine(2503)-C(2))-methyltransferase RlmN, whose product MTAPAEKTNLLGMPKAKLEAYFESLGEKRFRATQVLQWIHQRGVGDFDEMTNMSKPLRDKLKLIAEVRGPEVVYDEVAKDGTRKWVMRMDNGNNVETVLIPDGERGTLCVSSQIGCSLDCSFCSTGKRGFNRNLTSAEIIGQVWAARKTFMPYAPGPDRPITNVVMMGMGEPLLNFDNVVDAMNLMMEDLAYGISKRRVTLSTSGVVPAIDKLGEVTDVSLAISLHAANDELRNQLVPINKKYPIAELLAATRRYLSRLPDKRKATIEYTLMAGINDHVDQARELAEVLRGLPCKINLIPFNPFPESGYERPSMNATRRFQTVLNEEGYIATVRMPRGDDIDAACGQLVGKVEDRTRRSARYIAVQQVSA is encoded by the coding sequence ATGACAGCACCCGCTGAAAAAACGAATCTTCTGGGAATGCCCAAAGCCAAGCTTGAGGCCTATTTTGAGTCCCTGGGGGAAAAACGTTTTCGCGCTACTCAGGTGCTGCAATGGATTCACCAGCGTGGTGTGGGTGACTTCGATGAAATGACCAATATGAGCAAGCCCCTGCGGGACAAGCTCAAGTTGATCGCTGAAGTACGTGGCCCGGAAGTAGTCTACGACGAAGTGGCCAAAGACGGCACCCGTAAATGGGTGATGCGGATGGACAACGGCAACAACGTAGAAACCGTGCTGATACCTGACGGTGAGCGTGGCACTTTGTGTGTGTCATCACAGATTGGTTGCAGTCTGGATTGCAGTTTTTGTTCAACGGGTAAGAGAGGCTTTAACCGTAACCTGACTTCTGCCGAGATTATTGGGCAGGTGTGGGCTGCGCGCAAAACGTTCATGCCCTATGCTCCGGGCCCAGATCGTCCGATTACCAACGTGGTGATGATGGGCATGGGCGAGCCCTTGTTGAACTTCGATAACGTCGTAGACGCGATGAACCTGATGATGGAAGACTTGGCCTACGGCATTTCCAAGCGCCGGGTAACCCTGAGCACGTCGGGCGTGGTTCCAGCGATCGACAAATTGGGTGAGGTTACCGATGTTTCATTGGCTATTTCTTTGCACGCCGCAAATGATGAATTGCGTAATCAATTAGTACCTATTAATAAAAAGTACCCAATAGCTGAGTTGCTGGCAGCTACCCGCCGTTATTTAAGCCGTCTGCCAGACAAACGCAAAGCAACGATTGAATACACTTTGATGGCTGGTATAAATGATCATGTCGATCAAGCGCGAGAACTGGCCGAGGTTCTGCGTGGTTTGCCGTGTAAGATCAACCTGATACCATTCAATCCGTTCCCGGAAAGTGGCTATGAACGCCCGAGCATGAATGCCACCCGACGATTCCAGACGGTGTTGAACGAGGAAGGGTATATTGCGACTGTACGCATGCCCCGTGGCGATGACATAGACGCTGCTTGTGGCCAGCTGGTGGGCAAGGTGGAAGACCGAACCCGCCGCAGCGCTCGCTATATTGCTGTGCAGCAGGTTTCAGCGTAA
- the ndk gene encoding nucleoside-diphosphate kinase, protein MANERTLSIIKPDAVAKNVIGKIISRFEDAELHVVAAKMMHLSQEQAEGFYAEHKERPFFNDLVAFMTSGPVVVQALEGEGAILKNRDLMGATNPKDAEAGTIRADFASSIDANAVHGSDSAASAEREIAYFFNDNEICPRG, encoded by the coding sequence ATGGCAAATGAACGCACGCTGTCGATCATCAAGCCTGATGCCGTTGCAAAAAATGTAATCGGCAAAATCATCAGTCGTTTTGAAGATGCAGAGCTGCACGTTGTTGCAGCAAAGATGATGCACCTGAGCCAGGAACAGGCTGAAGGCTTTTACGCCGAGCACAAAGAGCGTCCGTTCTTTAACGACCTGGTTGCGTTTATGACGTCTGGCCCGGTGGTTGTTCAGGCTTTGGAAGGCGAAGGTGCCATTTTGAAAAACCGTGATCTGATGGGTGCTACCAACCCGAAGGACGCAGAAGCGGGCACTATCCGCGCCGACTTTGCATCGTCTATTGATGCCAACGCGGTTCACGGCTCCGACTCGGCTGCTTCTGCCGAGCGCGAAATTGCTTATTTTTTCAATGATAACGAAATCTGCCCGCGCGGCTGA
- a CDS encoding aminotransferase class V-fold PLP-dependent enzyme — translation MKKPVYLDYAATTPADVAVAEEMMRHLTLDGAFGNPASRTHGYGWQAEAAVETARRQVATLINADPREIVWTSGATESDNLAIKGAVAGHDAPHIITSMIEHKAVLDTCGWLQEQGVKVTWLKPDACGRIHVEQVVEALTPETVLVTLMLVNNELGSISDIAAIGAQLRGRNVLFHVDAAQAPGKIPVDVKALNADLLSLSAHKVYGPKGIGALYVRRSPDVRIQAQIHGGGHERGMRSGTLPTHQIVGMGKAFELAADSLSADSARLEQLRGRFLGALAELEGVSLNGSLNNYLNGDDPSLRVPGIINLSFAGVDAETLMLGLRELAVSSGSACTSATLEPSYVLRGIGLDDKQAHRSLRFSFGRYTSGEEVDFAAAHIIDVVSRLRSAR, via the coding sequence ATGAAAAAACCCGTTTACCTCGATTATGCGGCCACTACGCCCGCAGATGTCGCTGTTGCCGAAGAAATGATGCGCCACCTGACATTGGATGGTGCCTTTGGTAACCCGGCTTCGCGTACCCATGGTTATGGTTGGCAGGCTGAAGCGGCAGTAGAAACTGCACGCCGCCAGGTGGCCACATTGATCAATGCCGATCCCCGCGAGATCGTATGGACATCTGGTGCGACCGAGTCTGACAATTTGGCGATTAAAGGCGCGGTGGCCGGGCACGATGCTCCTCACATCATTACCTCTATGATTGAACACAAAGCCGTTCTGGATACCTGTGGCTGGCTGCAGGAGCAGGGCGTGAAGGTTACCTGGCTGAAGCCTGATGCCTGTGGGCGTATTCATGTCGAACAAGTGGTTGAGGCGCTAACGCCCGAGACCGTGCTGGTGACCCTGATGCTGGTAAACAACGAATTGGGCAGCATTAGTGACATTGCGGCCATTGGTGCCCAACTGCGTGGCCGCAATGTGCTTTTTCATGTTGATGCGGCCCAGGCCCCTGGAAAAATACCGGTGGATGTAAAGGCCTTGAACGCCGACCTGCTGTCACTGTCGGCGCATAAGGTCTATGGCCCCAAAGGGATAGGTGCGCTCTACGTGCGACGCTCTCCGGATGTGCGTATTCAAGCGCAGATTCACGGCGGCGGTCATGAGCGCGGTATGCGGTCCGGCACCCTGCCGACGCACCAAATTGTGGGCATGGGTAAAGCGTTTGAGTTGGCAGCAGACAGCCTCTCTGCCGATAGTGCCAGGCTGGAACAACTGCGTGGGCGTTTTCTGGGGGCGCTGGCTGAGCTTGAAGGAGTTTCCCTTAACGGGAGTCTCAATAACTATCTCAACGGCGATGACCCCAGCTTGCGAGTGCCCGGCATTATTAATTTGTCATTCGCGGGCGTTGATGCAGAAACCCTGATGCTGGGCCTGCGTGAATTGGCAGTGTCTTCCGGTTCCGCCTGTACATCGGCGACACTGGAACCGTCTTATGTCTTGCGGGGCATCGGGCTAGACGATAAGCAGGCTCACCGTTCGCTGCGGTTTTCATTTGGTCGGTATACCAGCGGCGAGGAAGTAGACTTTGCGGCGGCACACATTATTGATGTTGTTAGCCGGCTGCGGTCTGCGCGGTAG
- the iscR gene encoding Fe-S cluster assembly transcriptional regulator IscR, whose product MKLTTKGRYAVTAMLDLALHGDHGPVTLADISARQEISLSYLEQLFSRLRRRHLVASIRGPGGGYRLNRGADAIFISEVVDAVSESLDTTRCGNKGDCQSGEKCLTHHLWSDLSEQIYQFLDNISLSDLMKKREIRQVADRQNLRQSDAGFETINTRLLSEQAPV is encoded by the coding sequence ATGAAGTTGACAACAAAAGGCCGGTATGCGGTAACCGCTATGCTGGACCTTGCACTGCACGGTGATCATGGGCCGGTTACGCTTGCTGATATATCAGCCCGCCAGGAAATCTCCCTGTCGTACCTGGAACAGCTATTCTCACGGCTGCGACGCAGGCATTTGGTGGCCAGCATTCGCGGCCCTGGTGGTGGCTATCGCCTGAACCGCGGCGCTGATGCCATTTTTATATCAGAGGTGGTAGACGCTGTGAGCGAATCACTTGATACCACACGCTGTGGTAATAAAGGCGATTGTCAGAGCGGTGAGAAGTGCCTGACTCATCACCTGTGGTCTGATCTCAGCGAGCAGATTTATCAGTTTCTGGATAACATTAGCCTGAGCGACCTGATGAAAAAACGTGAAATCCGTCAAGTGGCGGACCGCCAGAATCTGCGCCAGAGCGATGCAGGTTTTGAAACGATCAACACCCGGCTGCTAAGCGAACAGGCTCCGGTTTAA
- the trmJ gene encoding tRNA (cytosine(32)/uridine(32)-2'-O)-methyltransferase TrmJ, with the protein MHKPSRPLGSPDTYNDRIRIVLVETSHSGNIGAVARAMKNMGLGNLWMVNPRSFPDETSYARAAGASDVLDTATVVGSLDEALADCVLVMGTSARGRKVPWPVMPPDQAATAAASHCGQGTVALVFGRENHGLSNDELQRCHYHIHIPSNPDYSSLNLAMAVQVMCYELRMSYLKGLDANAQRPYLETIAQPGDAGWDVAPASVGDVEGFFGHLQQVLEEIDFHRRDKPRQLMARLRRLFQRAKMDQMEVNILRGVLSAVQKTAGASETEQSTSGTGPQAPEQDQGKSHV; encoded by the coding sequence ATGCACAAACCGTCCCGCCCGCTGGGCTCACCCGACACCTACAACGACCGAATTCGTATTGTTCTGGTGGAAACCTCCCACTCCGGCAATATTGGTGCGGTAGCGCGAGCCATGAAAAATATGGGGTTGGGAAATCTGTGGATGGTGAACCCGCGATCGTTCCCGGATGAAACCTCGTACGCTCGAGCCGCCGGAGCATCGGATGTTCTGGACACTGCAACCGTGGTGGGCAGCCTTGATGAAGCGCTGGCAGATTGCGTGTTGGTGATGGGCACCAGCGCTCGCGGGCGCAAGGTGCCCTGGCCCGTGATGCCGCCGGATCAGGCCGCAACTGCCGCAGCCAGTCATTGCGGCCAAGGCACAGTGGCGCTGGTGTTTGGTCGAGAGAATCATGGGTTGAGCAATGACGAACTGCAACGTTGCCACTATCATATTCATATTCCGTCCAATCCGGATTACAGCTCATTGAATCTGGCGATGGCGGTTCAGGTAATGTGTTATGAATTGCGCATGAGTTATCTGAAGGGCCTTGACGCAAATGCCCAGCGGCCCTATTTAGAAACAATTGCGCAGCCTGGTGACGCCGGGTGGGACGTCGCTCCTGCCAGCGTTGGCGATGTCGAAGGCTTTTTTGGCCATTTGCAGCAGGTGCTGGAAGAAATTGATTTTCATCGCCGGGACAAACCGCGCCAACTGATGGCGCGTCTGCGCAGGTTGTTTCAGCGGGCGAAAATGGACCAGATGGAAGTTAATATTCTAAGAGGCGTTTTGTCGGCCGTTCAAAAAACGGCAGGCGCCTCGGAAACCGAGCAATCAACCTCCGGTACCGGGCCACAAGCGCCGGAGCAGGACCAGGGCAAAAGTCATGTTTAG
- a CDS encoding inositol monophosphatase family protein: MQPAIKMALRVARQGSDYLKAHFERQEPSDKDNSERERQLDRVEQAIYDNFVEQLEKAYKDHHIAPLNQADAGTYDKSWHIFPVLGRDNFLRGIPEFVLALAQKKNNRIESLLIVNPITSEEYSASRGHGAALNSRRVRVSEVRQLTSAALATNVLDQARKDENPQLWGEIATVLATNSRIFRTSGCVVLDIARVSAGHLDAVIAFRPEGAELDLGVALAMESGALTGDFSGNPSASNAKQLIVANPKLFRELLKELHPFRGRLPR, encoded by the coding sequence ATGCAACCAGCGATTAAAATGGCCCTGCGCGTTGCGCGCCAGGGGTCGGACTACCTGAAAGCACATTTCGAGCGCCAGGAACCCAGCGACAAAGACAACAGCGAGCGTGAGCGTCAGCTGGATCGCGTCGAACAGGCCATTTACGATAATTTCGTAGAACAGCTCGAAAAAGCCTACAAAGACCACCACATTGCCCCCCTGAACCAAGCAGATGCCGGCACCTATGACAAAAGCTGGCACATCTTTCCGGTTCTGGGTCGCGATAATTTTCTGCGGGGTATTCCGGAATTTGTTTTGGCTTTGGCCCAGAAAAAGAACAACCGGATTGAGAGTCTGTTGATTGTTAACCCAATCACCAGCGAAGAATACTCGGCCAGCCGTGGCCACGGCGCCGCACTGAATAGCCGCCGGGTGCGGGTATCAGAGGTGCGCCAACTAACCAGCGCAGCGCTGGCTACCAACGTTCTGGACCAGGCCCGTAAAGACGAAAATCCACAACTGTGGGGCGAAATAGCCACTGTTCTGGCGACCAACTCACGCATTTTCCGTACATCCGGATGCGTGGTGCTGGATATCGCACGGGTATCAGCCGGCCATCTGGACGCAGTGATTGCTTTTCGTCCGGAAGGCGCCGAACTGGACCTAGGCGTGGCTCTGGCGATGGAATCGGGCGCCTTGACCGGGGACTTCTCTGGCAACCCATCGGCTAGTAACGCAAAACAGTTGATTGTGGCTAACCCGAAACTGTTTCGTGAATTGCTGAAGGAACTGCATCCGTTCCGCGGCCGCTTGCCCCGCTAA
- the secF gene encoding protein translocase subunit SecF, producing the protein MLDAQKKPFDFMGFRKIASILSIALVVLSIGLLGVRGLNFGMDFTGGTSVEFEYQQAPALPKIRTALSDAGYEQFVVQNFGSDKTVLVRLSESGNDMLAQEITSTLTAGGAELKLISSEFIGSQVGEELKEDSGLGMLIALLVVLIYVGMRFQFKFGIAAVLPLAHDVIIVLGIFSLFQWTFDLTVLAALLAIIGYSLNDTIVVADRIRENFRTMRVGDSWEVINTSIHQTISRTINTSGTTLVVLVALYVFGGEAINGFALALIIGVVVGTYSSIYVSANLLIALGVSREDLILPVKEGVVGQDEDEKPPEWLNRM; encoded by the coding sequence ATGCTTGACGCTCAAAAAAAACCGTTTGATTTTATGGGCTTTCGGAAGATTGCTTCAATACTCTCGATTGCTCTGGTAGTGCTTTCCATTGGCTTGCTGGGGGTGCGCGGGCTGAATTTCGGTATGGATTTCACCGGCGGCACGTCGGTTGAATTTGAATACCAGCAGGCGCCAGCTCTGCCCAAGATACGTACAGCGTTGAGTGACGCCGGCTATGAGCAGTTTGTGGTGCAGAATTTCGGTTCTGACAAAACGGTTCTGGTGCGGCTGTCAGAGTCGGGTAACGATATGCTGGCCCAAGAGATTACCAGCACCTTAACCGCGGGCGGAGCTGAGCTGAAGCTAATCAGTTCGGAGTTTATCGGCTCCCAAGTGGGCGAAGAACTGAAAGAGGACAGCGGTTTGGGTATGCTGATTGCCTTGTTGGTGGTGCTGATTTACGTTGGCATGCGCTTTCAGTTCAAATTCGGTATTGCTGCCGTGTTGCCCTTGGCTCACGACGTCATTATTGTGCTGGGTATTTTCTCGCTGTTTCAGTGGACCTTTGACCTTACGGTTCTGGCCGCCCTGTTGGCCATCATCGGCTATTCGCTGAACGACACGATTGTGGTGGCGGACCGTATCCGGGAAAACTTCCGCACCATGCGGGTAGGGGACTCATGGGAGGTAATCAATACCTCCATTCACCAGACCATCAGCCGTACCATCAATACCTCTGGTACCACGCTGGTGGTGCTGGTTGCGCTTTACGTATTTGGTGGTGAGGCGATTAACGGATTTGCTCTGGCGCTGATTATCGGCGTGGTGGTGGGTACCTACTCATCTATCTACGTATCGGCGAACCTGCTGATTGCGCTCGGCGTGTCTCGTGAAGATCTGATCCTGCCGGTGAAGGAAGGTGTGGTCGGCCAAGATGAAGACGAGAAGCCCCCAGAATGGCTGAACCGTATGTAG